Proteins found in one bacterium genomic segment:
- a CDS encoding secondary thiamine-phosphate synthase enzyme YjbQ has product MKSFRKELWFETRNRREFINITPIVEACLDESGIMEGLLLCNAMHITASVFINDDESGLHSDFERWLEKLAPEKPYSQYDHNGFEDNADAHLKRSVMGREVVVAVTGGKLDFGPWEKIFYGEFDGKRKKRVLVKIIGE; this is encoded by the coding sequence ATGAAAAGCTTCAGGAAAGAATTATGGTTTGAAACGAGGAACAGACGTGAATTTATCAATATTACCCCGATTGTTGAAGCCTGCCTCGACGAGAGCGGAATCATGGAAGGTTTGCTGCTCTGCAACGCCATGCATATAACCGCGAGTGTATTTATCAATGACGATGAATCCGGACTTCACAGCGACTTTGAACGGTGGCTTGAAAAGCTTGCGCCGGAAAAACCGTACTCTCAGTACGATCATAACGGATTCGAAGATAATGCCGATGCTCACCTGAAACGGTCGGTGATGGGAAGGGAAGTTGTGGTTGCGGTTACGGGAGGCAAGCTCGATTTCGGGCCATGGGAAAAGATTTTTTACGGTGAATTCGACGGGAAACGGAAAAAACGGGTTCTTGTAAAAATTATCGGCGAATAA
- a CDS encoding transcriptional coactivator p15, with product MSGVPIRRQITGEIKKRENCIIRISTAELAGHRFIEIRQHYRDKRGDFQPSEKGITFQPELLDELIESLVELKQRMAQMK from the coding sequence ATGAGCGGAGTTCCCATCAGGAGACAGATAACCGGGGAGATCAAAAAGCGAGAAAACTGTATCATAAGAATCTCGACAGCCGAGCTTGCCGGTCATCGTTTTATTGAAATCAGGCAGCATTACAGGGATAAACGCGGTGATTTTCAGCCGAGCGAAAAAGGGATTACTTTTCAGCCAGAGCTTCTCGACGAGCTGATCGAAAGCCTCGTGGAGCTGAAACAGCGCATGGCTCAGATGAAATAG